The Paramormyrops kingsleyae isolate MSU_618 chromosome 11, PKINGS_0.4, whole genome shotgun sequence genome includes a window with the following:
- the sh3gl3a gene encoding endophilin-A3a isoform X3 encodes MERKIEVTNKSVVDLLSKTTEYLQPNPAYRAKLGMVNTVSKIRGQVKSTGYPQTEGLLGDCMLRHGRDLGEESSFGCALVDIGEALKQMAEIKDSLDINVKQNFIDPLQNLQDKDLKEIGHHLKKLEGRRLDFDYKKKRQGKIPDEEIKQAVEKFEESKELAERSMFNFLENDVEQVSQLAALIQAAFEYHRQTLEILEDLNSKIQSRIAAASSRPKREFKPKSIMTSIEATESSQQNGLSYSSSVKSSDVRNNHTINGKTEQFIPRAPSWSESPHSCQSEAHMDQPCCRSLYDFEPENEGELGFKEGDIIILTNQIDENWYEGMINGESGFFPINYVQVLVPLPQ; translated from the exons ATGGAGAGG AAAATTGAGGTGACCAATAAATCAGTTGTTGACCTCTTGTCCAAAACCACAGAGTATCTCCAGCCAAACCCAG CCTACAGAGCCAAACTGGGCATGGTGAACACGGTGTCCAAAATCCGAGGGCaggtgaaaagcacagggtacCCGCAGACTGAGGGCCTCCTGGGGGACTGCATGCTGCGCCATGGGAGGGATCTGGGCGAGGAGTCCTCCTTCG GGTGTGCCTTGGTGGACATCGGTGAAGCCTTGAAGCAAATGGCCGAGATCAAGGACTCTCTGGACATTAATGTCAAACAGAACTTTATAGATCCACTGCAGAACCTACAAGACAAAGACCTGAAAGAGATTGGG CATCACTTAAAGAAACTGGAAGGTCGAAGGTTAGACTTTGATTACAAGAAGAAGCGCCAGGGGAAGATCCCAGATGAGGAGATCAAACAGGCTGTGGAGAAGTTTGAGGAGTCCaaggagctggcagagaggagCATGTTCAACTTCTTAGAAAACGAC GTGGAACAAGTGAGCCAGCTGGCTGCCCTGATACAAGCTGCTTTTGAGTATCACAGGCAAACCCTAGAAATTCTGGAGGATCTGAACAGCAAGATACAAAGCAG GATAGCTGCGGCAAGCAGCCGACCGAAGAGGGAGTTCAAGCCCAAGTCCATAATGACCAGCATAGAAGCCACTGAAAGCTCCCAGCAAAATGGGCTGTCATACAGCTCCTCAGTCAAGTCCTCAG ATGTCCGTAACAACCACACTATAAATGGAAAAA CCGAACAGTTCATACCCAGGGCCCCGTCATGGTCTGAAAGCCCCCACAGTTGCC agTCAGAAGCTCACATGGACCAGCCGTGCTGCCGGTCGCTGTACGACTTTGAGCCAGAGAATGAGGGCGAGCTGGGATTCAAGGAAGGCGACATCATCATTCTGACCAACCAAATAGACGAGAACTGGTACGAGGGCATGATCAACGGGGAGTCGGGCTTCTTCCCCATCAACTACGTGCAGGTCCTCGTGCCTTTGCCACAGTAA
- the sh3gl3a gene encoding endophilin-A3a isoform X2 — translation MSVAGLKKQFHKASQLLSEKISGAEGTKLDEDFLEMERKIEVTNKSVVDLLSKTTEYLQPNPAYRAKLGMVNTVSKIRGQVKSTGYPQTEGLLGDCMLRHGRDLGEESSFGCALVDIGEALKQMAEIKDSLDINVKQNFIDPLQNLQDKDLKEIGHHLKKLEGRRLDFDYKKKRQGKIPDEEIKQAVEKFEESKELAERSMFNFLENDVEQVSQLAALIQAAFEYHRQTLEILEDLNSKIQSRIAAASSRPKREFKPKSIMTSIEATESSQQNGLSYSSSVKSSESEAHMDQPCCRSLYDFEPENEGELGFKEGDIIILTNQIDENWYEGMINGESGFFPINYVQVLVPLPQ, via the exons CTGTTGAGCGAGAAGATAAGTGGTGCTGAAGGCACTAAGCTGGATGAAGACTTCCTTGAGATGGAGAGG AAAATTGAGGTGACCAATAAATCAGTTGTTGACCTCTTGTCCAAAACCACAGAGTATCTCCAGCCAAACCCAG CCTACAGAGCCAAACTGGGCATGGTGAACACGGTGTCCAAAATCCGAGGGCaggtgaaaagcacagggtacCCGCAGACTGAGGGCCTCCTGGGGGACTGCATGCTGCGCCATGGGAGGGATCTGGGCGAGGAGTCCTCCTTCG GGTGTGCCTTGGTGGACATCGGTGAAGCCTTGAAGCAAATGGCCGAGATCAAGGACTCTCTGGACATTAATGTCAAACAGAACTTTATAGATCCACTGCAGAACCTACAAGACAAAGACCTGAAAGAGATTGGG CATCACTTAAAGAAACTGGAAGGTCGAAGGTTAGACTTTGATTACAAGAAGAAGCGCCAGGGGAAGATCCCAGATGAGGAGATCAAACAGGCTGTGGAGAAGTTTGAGGAGTCCaaggagctggcagagaggagCATGTTCAACTTCTTAGAAAACGAC GTGGAACAAGTGAGCCAGCTGGCTGCCCTGATACAAGCTGCTTTTGAGTATCACAGGCAAACCCTAGAAATTCTGGAGGATCTGAACAGCAAGATACAAAGCAG GATAGCTGCGGCAAGCAGCCGACCGAAGAGGGAGTTCAAGCCCAAGTCCATAATGACCAGCATAGAAGCCACTGAAAGCTCCCAGCAAAATGGGCTGTCATACAGCTCCTCAGTCAAGTCCTCAG agTCAGAAGCTCACATGGACCAGCCGTGCTGCCGGTCGCTGTACGACTTTGAGCCAGAGAATGAGGGCGAGCTGGGATTCAAGGAAGGCGACATCATCATTCTGACCAACCAAATAGACGAGAACTGGTACGAGGGCATGATCAACGGGGAGTCGGGCTTCTTCCCCATCAACTACGTGCAGGTCCTCGTGCCTTTGCCACAGTAA
- the sh3gl3a gene encoding endophilin-A3a isoform X1, which yields MSVAGLKKQFHKASQLLSEKISGAEGTKLDEDFLEMERKIEVTNKSVVDLLSKTTEYLQPNPAYRAKLGMVNTVSKIRGQVKSTGYPQTEGLLGDCMLRHGRDLGEESSFGCALVDIGEALKQMAEIKDSLDINVKQNFIDPLQNLQDKDLKEIGHHLKKLEGRRLDFDYKKKRQGKIPDEEIKQAVEKFEESKELAERSMFNFLENDVEQVSQLAALIQAAFEYHRQTLEILEDLNSKIQSRIAAASSRPKREFKPKSIMTSIEATESSQQNGLSYSSSVKSSDVRNNHTINGKTEQFIPRAPSWSESPHSCQSEAHMDQPCCRSLYDFEPENEGELGFKEGDIIILTNQIDENWYEGMINGESGFFPINYVQVLVPLPQ from the exons CTGTTGAGCGAGAAGATAAGTGGTGCTGAAGGCACTAAGCTGGATGAAGACTTCCTTGAGATGGAGAGG AAAATTGAGGTGACCAATAAATCAGTTGTTGACCTCTTGTCCAAAACCACAGAGTATCTCCAGCCAAACCCAG CCTACAGAGCCAAACTGGGCATGGTGAACACGGTGTCCAAAATCCGAGGGCaggtgaaaagcacagggtacCCGCAGACTGAGGGCCTCCTGGGGGACTGCATGCTGCGCCATGGGAGGGATCTGGGCGAGGAGTCCTCCTTCG GGTGTGCCTTGGTGGACATCGGTGAAGCCTTGAAGCAAATGGCCGAGATCAAGGACTCTCTGGACATTAATGTCAAACAGAACTTTATAGATCCACTGCAGAACCTACAAGACAAAGACCTGAAAGAGATTGGG CATCACTTAAAGAAACTGGAAGGTCGAAGGTTAGACTTTGATTACAAGAAGAAGCGCCAGGGGAAGATCCCAGATGAGGAGATCAAACAGGCTGTGGAGAAGTTTGAGGAGTCCaaggagctggcagagaggagCATGTTCAACTTCTTAGAAAACGAC GTGGAACAAGTGAGCCAGCTGGCTGCCCTGATACAAGCTGCTTTTGAGTATCACAGGCAAACCCTAGAAATTCTGGAGGATCTGAACAGCAAGATACAAAGCAG GATAGCTGCGGCAAGCAGCCGACCGAAGAGGGAGTTCAAGCCCAAGTCCATAATGACCAGCATAGAAGCCACTGAAAGCTCCCAGCAAAATGGGCTGTCATACAGCTCCTCAGTCAAGTCCTCAG ATGTCCGTAACAACCACACTATAAATGGAAAAA CCGAACAGTTCATACCCAGGGCCCCGTCATGGTCTGAAAGCCCCCACAGTTGCC agTCAGAAGCTCACATGGACCAGCCGTGCTGCCGGTCGCTGTACGACTTTGAGCCAGAGAATGAGGGCGAGCTGGGATTCAAGGAAGGCGACATCATCATTCTGACCAACCAAATAGACGAGAACTGGTACGAGGGCATGATCAACGGGGAGTCGGGCTTCTTCCCCATCAACTACGTGCAGGTCCTCGTGCCTTTGCCACAGTAA